A region from the Thermoleophilaceae bacterium genome encodes:
- a CDS encoding diacylglycerol kinase family protein — MSETALQRAEELAERTLPDRRAKKKMLVIVNPYATTVSDRLKNLVVYALQGRYDVEAIDTKAQGHATELCHEAAEAGYDVVVAFGGDGTVNEVANGLAGTDTPLTCLPGGATNVYCRTLGIPNDVVDATEHLLSIADDFRPRRVDTGLVNGRHFVFASGVGLDASVVERVDAHPYRKAKFGEYYFTWAAISSFNKTYLLKPPRVKVEVGGETVDAVTVIVQNSDPFTYFGSRPIRVCEGAGLDTGKLALAVLRRATLLEMPTLIPRIFSGRARTVTRHRQVTGFDPVDGLTITSADGRPFPMEADGDFLGKFERVDYGVAPRSLAVVA, encoded by the coding sequence GTGAGCGAGACGGCACTTCAGCGCGCCGAGGAGCTGGCCGAGCGCACGCTTCCCGACCGCCGCGCGAAGAAGAAGATGCTCGTGATCGTGAACCCGTACGCCACGACGGTGTCGGACCGGCTGAAGAACCTCGTGGTGTACGCGCTCCAGGGCCGCTACGACGTGGAGGCGATCGACACGAAGGCGCAGGGTCACGCCACCGAGCTCTGCCACGAGGCGGCCGAGGCGGGCTACGACGTGGTGGTGGCCTTCGGCGGCGACGGGACCGTGAACGAGGTGGCGAACGGCCTCGCCGGCACGGACACGCCGCTCACGTGCCTGCCGGGCGGCGCGACGAACGTCTACTGCCGCACGCTCGGGATCCCGAACGACGTGGTGGACGCCACGGAGCACCTGCTCTCGATCGCCGACGACTTCCGGCCTCGGCGCGTGGACACCGGTCTCGTGAACGGCCGCCACTTCGTGTTCGCCTCCGGGGTGGGCCTCGACGCGAGCGTGGTGGAGCGCGTGGACGCGCACCCGTACCGCAAGGCGAAGTTCGGCGAGTACTACTTCACCTGGGCCGCGATCTCGAGCTTCAACAAGACCTACCTGCTGAAGCCGCCGCGCGTGAAGGTCGAGGTGGGTGGCGAGACCGTGGACGCGGTCACCGTGATCGTGCAGAACTCTGATCCCTTCACCTACTTCGGCAGCCGCCCCATCCGCGTCTGCGAGGGCGCCGGACTCGACACCGGCAAGCTCGCGCTCGCCGTGCTGCGGCGCGCGACGCTGCTCGAGATGCCGACGCTGATCCCGCGCATCTTCTCCGGCCGCGCGCGCACGGTCACCCGTCACCGGCAGGTCACGGGCTTCGACCCGGTGGACGGCCTCACGATCACGAGCGCCGACGGCCGGCCGTTCCCGATGGAGGCCGACGGCGACTTCCTGGGGAAGTTCGAGCGCGTGGACTACGGCGTGGCGCCGCGATCACTGGCTGTGGTGGCGTGA